The following nucleotide sequence is from Campylobacter showae CSUNSWCD.
CAAAGTTTTCGCTAGCAGTCGGCGGGTTTTTCGCGTGGAGAGGCGCGGAGTGGGCTACCGCGATGATAGATAAAGCCGTAGAAAAAAAGATAGAGGGGCTAAACGGCAACAGCTACGACTACGGGGACTACGGCGGAAGCTTTAGACACGAGGAGCGGGAAGATGACAAATAGCGAGATATTAGAGAGCTTGCAAGAAAAGCGCACGAAATGCACCATATGGAGCCGAGTAATGGGCTACCACCGCCCCGTCGAGGGCTTTAACATAGGCAAAAAAGGCGAGCATAAGGAGAGAATATTTTTTGAGGAAAATTTTAACGCGTCAGAGAAAAGCGTTAAAAATTTGAAAAATAATTAACACAAGGAGCGAAAAATGGCAAATTTTAACGAAGCTTTTTTAATTTTAATGAGACTTGAATTCTCTAAACCCGAGAACGCGCTAGATAAAAACCCAACAGAAAAGAGTTGGACGTTTATGGGAATATACCAAGATGCCCACCCGCACTGGGCTGGCTGGGACGAGATACTAGGCGCAGTGGCTCTTGGCGGGGATACCAGGAAAATATCGCGCGCGTTATACGCTAGCGAGAATTTGCGTGCACAGGTGCGAGCATTCTACAAAGAGGCGTATTGGGATAGGATGAGGCTTGACGAAATTTCAAG
It contains:
- the nrdD gene encoding anaerobic ribonucleoside-triphosphate reductase, with the protein product MTNSEILESLQEKRTKCTIWSRVMGYHRPVEGFNIGKKGEHKERIFFEENFNASEKSVKNLKNN
- a CDS encoding glycoside hydrolase family 108 protein, which translates into the protein MANFNEAFLILMRLEFSKPENALDKNPTEKSWTFMGIYQDAHPHWAGWDEILGAVALGGDTRKISRALYASENLRAQVRAFYKEAYWDRMRLDEISSQIKANEMFIFGVNVGVKPAVRVAQQLVGVVNDGIVGDQTLAAINRYDEERFDKQFDRAELEYYNRLIEKNPKFRIYANGWRNRALAV